From a single Parambassis ranga chromosome 2, fParRan2.1, whole genome shotgun sequence genomic region:
- the pnpla8 gene encoding calcium-independent phospholipase A2-gamma yields the protein MSRLRNTLDSVTKAVGSTDLISKFSRLKPGSTTVDSAHAEKVVVKAETIASNSTATASPPETTMKEEEEGEKNTAEEVPEKQRQPVTEKPFVVTKKSTTSLASAASASAQSSKQTTQLLHPAALSTNMDETYKTLAHHINSYFGTNVQGEDGERSHKQLPREGNVSNPITNPAPKTGGPQGSTGDHIPVMSPVSEAKSIEAPTTSTALSSPPEKPVKEVPSSETPVTEGAAQSVPVSSTISTKKGFTHYLSYPRPSVQAFVGSYIAPLVPKFRGDSKKTAAEKDKLSVITVEEPTVDRKAEEKTESEEDRVKQQLLTQREKIIARVSVDNRTRALVTGLQKVTDVKLLTTRVEELSYHLLEFPETRGVAIKGSVLPCLLRFRQARDLPLQAAVREALAVVGYTDPVKGRGIRVLAIDGGGTRGLLALQTLHKLQELTGKRIHQLFDYICGVSTGAILAFMLGIFQIPLEECEEMYRKLGSDVFKQNLIVGTMKMSWSHAFYDSEIWENILKERMGEGRMIESARDPHCPKVSAVSTIVNRGLPLKAYVFRNYRLMPGVRSHYLGDCKHKMWQAIRASSAAPGYFQEFVLGKDLHQDGGLLINNPTALAIHECKCLWPNTPLQCVLSLGTGRHETVGKNNTTYTSLKTKLTHVISSATDTEEVHTMLDALLPPDTYFRFNPCMSEDVPLNENRIEKLNFLKGEGERYLERNEAKLKKAASVLGQEKGTIQRLAEWTKLKADMYDGLPFISKL from the exons ATGTCGCGGCTCAGGAACACGCTGGACAGTGTCACAAAGGCAGTAGGCAGTACAGACCTCATCTCCAAGTTCTCCCGTCTTAAGCCTGGCAGCACTACAGTTGACAGCGCCCATGCAGAAAAAGTTGTGGTCAAAGCTGAGACCATAGCCTCTAACAGCACAGCTACTGCCTCACCACCCGAAACCAcaatgaaagaagaagaagaaggtgagaagaatacagcagaggaagtgccagagaaacaaagacagcCAGTTACAGAAAAGCCTTTTGTTGTCACAAAAAAGTCCACAACTAGTTTAGCTTCAGCTGCAAGTGCATCTGCACAAAGCTCAAAACAGACTACGCAGCTGCTCCACCCAGCAGCTCTGTCCACCAACATGGATGAGACCTACAAAACTCTGGCCCACCATATCAACAGTTACTTTGGCACTAATGTGCAGGGAGAAGATGGAGAACGCAGTCACAAGCAGCTGCCCAGAGAAGGCAATGTTTCTAATCCCATTACTAACCCTGCGCCTAAGACAGGGGGACCACAAGGGTCCACAGGGGACCACATTCCTGTCATGTCCCCAGTGTCGGAAGCTAAGAGTATTGAAGCACCCACTACATCTACGGCCCTTTCCTCTCCACCAGAGAAGCCGGTAAAAGAGGTTCCCTCTTCTGAAACACCTGTGACTGAAGGTGCAGCACAGTCCGTCCCTGTGTCTTCTACCATCTCCACTAAAAAAGGCTTCACCCATTATCTGTCCTATCCCAGACCCAGCGTTCAGGCATTTGTTGGCAGCTACATTGCTCCTCTGGTCCCAAAATTTAGAGGTGATTCCAAgaagacagcagcagaaaaagacAAGCTTTCCGTCATCACTGTGGAGGAGCCCACAGTGGACaggaaagcagaggagaagacagagagcGAAGAAGACAGAGTGAAGCAACAGCTGCTAACTCAAAGGGAAAAG ATAATAGCCAGGGTTAGTGTAGACAACAGGACCAGAGCACTGGTCACAGGCCTGCAGAAGGTCACTGATGTCAAGCTCCTTACTACACGTGTGGAAGAGCTCAGCTATCATCTCCTGGAATTCCCAGAAACACGAGGTGTGGCCATTAAG GGAAGCGTGCTGCCCTGCCTGCTGCGTTTCCGCCAGGCAAGAGATCTTCCTCTTCAGGCTGCTGTGAGAGAAGCCCTGGCTGTGGTTGGCTACACTGACCCAGTCAAAGGCAGAGGAATCAGGGTGCTGGCTATAGATGGAGGAGGAACAAG GGGTCTGCTGGCCCTGCAGACTCTCCACAAATTGCAAGAACTGACTGGAAAACGAATCCACCAGCTGTTCGACTACATCTGTGGAGTGAGCACAG GAGCCATCTTGGCTTTCATGTTGGGGATTTTTCAGATTCCCCTAGAAGAGTGTGAGGAGATGTACAGAAAGCTGGGCTCAGATGTGTTCAAACAGAACCTCATTGTTGGGACTATGAAGATGAGCTGGAGCCACGCTTTTTATGACAGTGAAATCTGGGAAAATATCCTTAA AGAACGCATGGGTGAAGGGCGTATGATTGAGAGTGCCAGGGACCCACACTGTCCCAAA GTGTCAGCAGTAAGCACCATTGTGAACAGAGGTTTGCCTCTGAAGGCCTATGTCTTCAGAAACTACAGACTCATGCCTGGTGTGAGATCCCACTACCTTGGAGACTGCAAACACAAGATGTGGCAAGCTATCAGGGCCTCGTCTGCCGCCCCGGGCTACTTTCAGGAATTTGTTCTGGGAAAAGACCTTCATCAG GATGGAGGACTCCTCATCAACAACCCCACAGCTTTGGCAATTCACGAGTGCAAGTGTCTGTGGCCAAACACACCTCTGCAATGCGTGTTGTCTCTAGGAACTGGACGGCACGAGACAGTGGGCAAAAACAACACGACCTACACAAGCCTCAAGACCAAGCTCACCCACGTCATCAGCAGTGCCACAGATACAGAGG AGGTGCACACCATGCTGGATGCCCTGCTGCCACCGGACACCTATTTCCGCTTCAACCCTTGCATGAGCGAAGATGTCCCGCTCAATGAGAACCGCATAGAAAAGCTGAACTTCCTCAAGGGCGAGGGGGAGCGCTACCTGGAGCGCAACGAGGCCAAGCTGAAGAAGGCGGCTAGCGTGCTGGGCCAGGAGAAGGGCACCATACAGAGACTGGCTGAGTGGACCAAACTGAAGGCCGACATGTATGACGGGCTCCCTTTCATCTCCAAGCTGTAA
- the avpr2l gene encoding arginine vasopressin receptor 2, like, with protein MDAISNTSGKTTDGDGDAHERFTLIRAGVLGLVFVLATCGNLFFLGTLWKKRKRNTRTQLFLLHLCLADLVVAFFQVLPQFSIEITHRFRGTDFLCRSVKYLQVVGMFASAYMIVAMTIDRYHAVCMPMVSFLKGSCRRYLSIGAAWMISLAFSAPQLFIFSLQEVEVNQYDCWATFIEPWGSRIYISWITLSVFALPAVILLYCQLRICTTIYFNMKRKALQSGRTGTNKGVSNAMLKTVKMTFVIIMAYTVCWSPFFVVQLWSAWSPSSAPTKGPVFAIIMLLAGLNSCTNPWIYLYYS; from the exons ATGGATGCCATTAGCAACACCTCTGGGAAAACaacagatggagatggagacGCGCACGAACGTTTTACGCTCATCCGAGCCGGAGTTTTGGGATTGGTTTTTGTGCTTGCAACATGTGGCAATCTTTTCTTTTTGGGTACACTttggaagaagagaaaaagaaacacgaGGACGCAGCTGTTCCTTTTGCACTTGTGCTTGGCAGATTTAGTGGTGGCCTTTTTCCAAGTCCTACCACAGTTTTCCATTGAAATTACGCACAGGTTCAGAGGCACAGACTTCCTGTGCCGCTCCGTAAAATACCTGCAGGTGGTTGGAATGTTTGCCTCCGCGTACATGATAGTGGCTATGACCATAGACCGGTACCATGCCGTATGCATGCCGATGGTTTCCTTTTTGAAAGGCTCATGTAGGAGGTATCTCTCAATAGGCGCAGCGTGGATGATCTCCCTCGCCTTCAGCGCTCCGCagcttttcatcttctctctgcaggaggtggaggtgaaccaGTACGACTGCTGGGCGACATTTATAGAACCCTGGGGGAGCAGGATCTACATCAGTTGGATCACCTTGTCAGTGTTTGCGTTGCCTGCTGTAATCCTGCTGTATTGCCAACTAAGGATATGCACAACCATTTACTTCAATATGAAGAGAAAGGCTCTGCAGTCAGGGCGCACAGGGACCAACAAGGGGGTATCCAACGCGATgcttaaaactgtaaaaatgacTTTTGTAATTATTATGGCCTACACAGTGTGTTGGAGCCCCTTCTTTGTTGTGCAGTTATGGTCTGCATGGAGCCCCAGCAGCGCACCTACTAAAG GACCAGTTTTTGCCATCATAATGCTGCTGGCGGGTCTGAACAGCTGCACCAATCCCTGGATATATCTCTACTACAGCTGA